In a single window of the Arthrobacter zhangbolii genome:
- a CDS encoding acyltransferase family protein: MAVAATQARHRSKAAPPAGKRFRTDIQAMRALAVSLVVLNHLWPQRLPGGYVGVDVFFVISGFLITSHLVREIEATGRLRLGAFYARRARRLFPAAFLVLAASMLLTLLFLPYPQWMATAQEVLASVFYAENWLLAAKSVDYSAMTEAASAVQHYWSLSVEEQFYLLWPLALILFAALARRRGRHVRNVLLLAVFGVAAMSLLYSVYVTVSSPEQAYFVTPARVWEFAVGAGVGLAAVQLRSIVFRNVLAIAGFGLILASALTFDAETPFPGWTALAPVLGSALVILAGAGRRGLIHDVLTALPPVQFVGKISYSLYLWHWPLIVVAPYALGVVPTAPYKLGILAAAILLAWGTKRWVEDTWIKPGSGRTRRHIGRHAAQVPGFRAPVAGMAAVAVAAALLGVVGDTKEEQALELAAAGASGPCYGVAALENRECSNPFAIPVAVPHMGKENEYWTLPTECAGTEDKMKEGGGPVVCDFSGGNPEAETAWLVGDSHAQHWQEPVLMLGKEHGWKVNISYLGACPLLDAPIVSYQGKNTHPAYVEYCQKWGRYVTDTIEEDAPDRVFVSMFVAGEVIDDGTGASQNEQYIQALSRDWQRWVDAGSVVIPLADPPLNGMVRDPMCLSLNSTTPLECAAPREQAVSANPFAGAAERMGSENVRPVDLTDFFCDLRNCYAAVGGMSVYFDGNHMNAQYSRQLAPHIATVLD, encoded by the coding sequence ATGGCCGTGGCGGCCACACAAGCGCGGCACCGGAGCAAAGCGGCACCACCGGCGGGTAAACGGTTCCGTACCGACATCCAGGCCATGCGTGCCCTTGCCGTGTCCCTGGTCGTACTGAACCATCTGTGGCCCCAGAGACTCCCCGGCGGCTATGTTGGCGTTGACGTGTTCTTTGTGATTTCCGGGTTCCTGATCACGTCACATCTGGTACGCGAGATTGAGGCCACGGGCCGTTTGAGGCTCGGCGCATTTTACGCGCGCCGTGCACGCCGCCTGTTTCCTGCTGCCTTCCTGGTCCTCGCCGCATCCATGCTGCTGACCTTGCTGTTCCTCCCCTACCCCCAATGGATGGCCACGGCGCAGGAAGTCCTGGCCAGCGTTTTCTATGCCGAGAACTGGTTGCTTGCCGCTAAGAGTGTGGACTATTCAGCCATGACGGAGGCCGCCTCCGCCGTTCAGCATTACTGGTCCCTCTCGGTGGAAGAGCAGTTCTACCTGTTGTGGCCTTTGGCCCTGATTCTGTTTGCAGCCTTGGCCCGGCGCCGTGGGCGTCACGTCCGTAATGTGCTGCTTCTAGCGGTTTTCGGCGTGGCGGCTATGTCCCTTCTTTACAGCGTCTATGTCACGGTGAGTTCTCCGGAACAGGCATACTTCGTGACTCCTGCCAGGGTATGGGAGTTTGCCGTCGGAGCTGGGGTGGGCTTGGCCGCTGTGCAGCTACGCTCTATTGTCTTCCGCAATGTGCTGGCTATCGCGGGCTTCGGCCTGATCCTGGCAAGCGCCCTCACCTTCGATGCCGAAACACCGTTTCCGGGCTGGACTGCGCTGGCGCCCGTACTGGGCTCGGCCTTGGTGATCCTCGCAGGGGCTGGCCGCCGAGGGCTCATTCACGATGTCCTGACGGCTCTGCCACCCGTGCAGTTTGTCGGCAAGATTTCCTACTCGCTTTACCTTTGGCACTGGCCGCTGATCGTGGTGGCACCTTACGCACTTGGAGTCGTACCGACGGCCCCATACAAACTGGGCATCCTGGCCGCCGCCATCCTGCTGGCCTGGGGCACTAAGCGGTGGGTGGAAGACACCTGGATCAAGCCGGGCTCCGGACGGACCCGTCGGCATATTGGGCGCCACGCTGCACAGGTCCCGGGATTCCGGGCACCGGTCGCCGGTATGGCTGCTGTCGCGGTTGCAGCAGCACTTTTAGGTGTCGTCGGTGACACGAAAGAGGAACAAGCCCTGGAACTCGCTGCCGCCGGAGCTTCCGGCCCGTGCTACGGCGTCGCAGCCCTGGAGAACCGGGAGTGCAGCAACCCTTTCGCCATTCCGGTAGCCGTTCCCCATATGGGTAAGGAAAACGAGTACTGGACACTCCCTACGGAGTGCGCTGGAACCGAAGACAAAATGAAGGAGGGCGGCGGCCCCGTAGTCTGTGATTTTTCGGGAGGCAATCCCGAAGCTGAAACCGCCTGGTTGGTGGGAGATTCCCACGCCCAGCACTGGCAGGAGCCGGTGCTGATGCTGGGGAAGGAACACGGTTGGAAGGTCAACATCAGCTACCTCGGCGCCTGTCCTCTCCTGGACGCACCCATCGTGTCCTACCAAGGCAAGAATACGCACCCGGCTTATGTGGAGTACTGCCAGAAATGGGGTCGCTACGTTACCGATACCATCGAGGAAGACGCACCCGACAGGGTGTTTGTGAGCATGTTCGTAGCCGGGGAGGTCATTGATGACGGGACCGGGGCTTCACAGAACGAGCAGTACATCCAGGCGCTGAGCCGGGACTGGCAACGCTGGGTCGATGCAGGGTCCGTCGTGATTCCCCTTGCAGACCCGCCGCTCAATGGAATGGTCCGGGACCCTATGTGTCTTTCCCTGAACTCCACCACTCCCCTTGAATGTGCGGCCCCGAGGGAGCAAGCGGTGAGCGCGAACCCCTTCGCAGGGGCGGCAGAACGGATGGGAAGCGAGAACGTCAGACCTGTCGACCTGACCGATTTCTTCTGCGATTTGCGCAATTGCTATGCAGCCGTGGGAGGCATGTCCGTCTACTTCGACGGCAACCATATGAACGCACAGTACTCACGTCAGCTTGCCCCCCATATTGCAACGGTCTTGGACTGA
- a CDS encoding NUDIX hydrolase has protein sequence MSAVTDLETLAAAVAAGTTSFNANINLLRRSVDPATARPAAVLILFGVLDDRPADFSADAVPADVDVLLIERAATLNDHPGQVAFPGGSVDAEDASAVDAALREAREETGLDPAGVRVLGSLPQIGLPFSNFLVTPVLGWWDKPTPVDVVDYGESAAVFRVPVADLINPENRRTAVLPGQGRSTGTPAFLVNDVLVWGFTGIILSSVLDELGWAQPWDESREIVPAL, from the coding sequence ATGAGCGCCGTAACGGACCTGGAAACGCTGGCCGCTGCTGTCGCTGCCGGCACCACATCCTTCAACGCCAACATCAACCTGCTGCGCCGCAGCGTCGACCCGGCAACCGCACGTCCGGCCGCCGTGCTGATCCTCTTCGGCGTGCTGGATGACCGGCCGGCGGACTTTTCCGCAGACGCGGTACCGGCCGACGTCGACGTCCTGCTGATCGAGCGGGCCGCTACCCTGAACGACCACCCCGGACAGGTCGCGTTCCCCGGCGGATCGGTGGACGCGGAGGACGCCAGTGCGGTGGACGCCGCCCTCCGTGAGGCACGCGAGGAAACCGGCCTGGACCCCGCCGGCGTCCGGGTCCTCGGGTCGCTGCCCCAGATCGGACTGCCGTTCAGCAACTTCCTGGTGACCCCGGTGCTGGGCTGGTGGGACAAACCCACTCCTGTGGATGTGGTGGACTACGGCGAATCGGCAGCGGTTTTCCGGGTCCCCGTGGCGGACCTGATCAATCCCGAAAACCGCCGGACCGCAGTCCTCCCGGGCCAGGGCCGGTCAACAGGCACCCCTGCCTTCCTGGTCAATGACGTCCTCGTCTGGGGCTTCACCGGCATCATCCTCTCCAGCGTCCTGGATGAACTCGGCTGGGCACAGCCCTGGGACGAGAGCCGGGAGATCGTCCCGGCTCTGTAG
- the nth gene encoding endonuclease III, producing MAKATGNDPSLLALKRRARRINRMLGEVYPYAVAELDFGNAFELLVATVLSAQTTDIRVNAVTPILFARYPDARALSEADEETLQEIIRPTGFFRAKAASVKALSARLVDEYDGEVPNRLEDLVTLPGVGRKTANVVLGNAFGIPGITVDTHFGRLARRFGWTTSKDPVKVEEDVAALFEPKDWTPLSNRVVFHGRRVCHAKKPACGACAVAQLCPSYGEGETDPEKARKLLKYELAPGREELHARMMAAETRAQLRAAGYGLEA from the coding sequence TTGGCTAAGGCAACCGGTAATGATCCGTCCCTCCTCGCCCTGAAGCGGAGGGCCCGGCGGATCAACCGGATGCTGGGCGAGGTTTACCCGTATGCGGTGGCCGAGCTGGACTTTGGGAACGCGTTTGAACTCCTCGTCGCCACGGTGCTGTCGGCGCAGACCACGGACATCCGGGTGAATGCGGTGACGCCGATCCTGTTTGCCCGGTACCCGGATGCCAGGGCACTCTCCGAGGCAGACGAGGAGACGCTGCAGGAGATCATCCGACCCACCGGGTTCTTCCGGGCGAAGGCTGCGAGCGTGAAGGCGCTGTCCGCCCGGCTGGTGGATGAGTACGACGGCGAGGTGCCGAACCGGCTTGAGGACCTGGTGACACTGCCCGGCGTCGGCCGGAAAACGGCCAATGTGGTGCTGGGCAACGCCTTCGGTATTCCGGGGATCACGGTGGATACACACTTCGGGCGGCTGGCGCGCCGGTTCGGGTGGACCACGTCCAAGGACCCGGTCAAGGTGGAAGAGGACGTGGCGGCGCTGTTCGAGCCCAAGGACTGGACCCCGCTGTCCAACCGGGTGGTCTTTCACGGACGTCGGGTCTGCCATGCCAAAAAACCTGCCTGCGGCGCGTGCGCCGTCGCCCAGCTTTGTCCCTCCTACGGGGAGGGCGAAACCGATCCCGAGAAGGCACGAAAGCTCCTCAAATACGAGCTGGCCCCGGGACGCGAGGAACTGCACGCCCGGATGATGGCGGCCGAAACCCGCGCGCAGCTGCGTGCTGCCGGATACGGACTGGAAGCATGA
- the acs gene encoding acetate--CoA ligase, producing MSDQSPAKKHGDAFENLLHESRSFPPSAEFAAAAVAQPSLYEDAADGPEFWARQARSILAWDQDFDQALDWSDAPFAKWFVGGKLNAAYNALDRHVEEGRGDRVAIYFEGEPGDTRTYTYAALTEEVKKAANAFESLGVAKGDRVAVYLPMIPEAVITMLACARIGAVHSVVFGGFSADALRSRIDDAEAKLVVTADGSYRRGKPSALKPAVDAALAAPGHTVENVLVVRRNGEPVEWTDGLDRWWHEVVDTADTEHTAVGHDSEHPLFILYTSGTTGKPKGILHTTGGFLTQTAFTHRNTFDLQPETDVYWCTADIGWVTGHSYVAYAPLINGATQLMYEGTPDTPHQGRWWELVEKYKVSILYTAPTAIRTCMKWGRDIPQKFNLDSIRVLGTVGEPINPEAWMWYRNVIGANGGKKENPAPIVDTWWQTETGGHMIAPMPGVTATKPGSAQVAVPGISVDVVDEMGEPVPNGSGGFLVVKEPWPSMLRGIWGDPERFKETYWSRFDNMYFAGDGAKKDEDGDIWLLGRVDDVMNVSGHRLSTTEIESALVSHPSVAEAAVVGAADDTTGEAVVAFVILRGSAKDDDDIVTTLRNHVGKEIGPIAKPRHILVVPELPKTRSGKIMRRLLKDVAEGREAGDSSTLADNTVMQQIAESLRK from the coding sequence ATGTCTGATCAGTCCCCTGCAAAGAAGCACGGAGACGCCTTCGAGAACCTGCTGCACGAAAGCCGAAGCTTCCCGCCCAGCGCCGAATTCGCGGCCGCTGCGGTGGCGCAGCCGTCCCTGTACGAGGATGCGGCTGACGGTCCGGAGTTCTGGGCCCGGCAGGCCCGCAGCATTCTGGCCTGGGACCAGGACTTCGACCAGGCCCTGGACTGGTCCGATGCCCCGTTTGCCAAGTGGTTTGTGGGCGGGAAGCTCAACGCCGCCTACAACGCCCTGGACCGGCATGTGGAGGAGGGCCGCGGGGACCGGGTGGCTATCTACTTTGAAGGTGAACCGGGCGATACCCGCACCTACACGTACGCAGCCCTCACGGAAGAGGTCAAGAAGGCAGCCAATGCCTTTGAGTCCCTGGGCGTGGCCAAGGGCGACCGGGTCGCGGTGTACCTCCCGATGATTCCCGAAGCCGTGATCACCATGCTGGCCTGTGCCCGGATCGGTGCAGTGCACTCTGTGGTCTTCGGCGGTTTCTCGGCGGACGCCCTGCGCAGCCGAATTGACGATGCGGAAGCCAAACTGGTGGTCACCGCCGACGGTTCCTACCGCCGCGGCAAGCCCAGCGCACTCAAGCCCGCCGTTGACGCAGCCCTCGCCGCGCCCGGCCACACCGTGGAAAACGTGCTGGTGGTCCGCCGCAACGGCGAACCCGTGGAGTGGACCGACGGCCTGGACCGCTGGTGGCACGAGGTCGTGGATACCGCGGACACCGAACACACCGCCGTCGGACACGACTCGGAGCATCCGCTGTTCATCCTCTACACCTCCGGCACCACCGGCAAGCCCAAGGGCATCCTGCACACCACCGGCGGCTTCCTGACCCAGACGGCATTCACCCACCGGAACACCTTTGACCTGCAGCCGGAGACGGACGTGTACTGGTGCACCGCGGATATCGGCTGGGTCACCGGGCACAGCTACGTGGCCTATGCACCGCTGATTAACGGAGCCACCCAGCTGATGTACGAGGGGACACCGGACACCCCGCATCAGGGCCGCTGGTGGGAGTTGGTGGAAAAGTACAAGGTCTCCATCCTTTACACCGCCCCCACCGCCATCCGCACCTGCATGAAATGGGGCCGGGACATCCCGCAGAAATTCAACCTGGATTCCATCCGGGTGCTGGGGACCGTGGGCGAGCCCATCAACCCGGAGGCCTGGATGTGGTACCGGAACGTCATTGGCGCGAACGGCGGGAAGAAGGAGAACCCGGCTCCGATCGTGGACACCTGGTGGCAGACCGAAACCGGCGGGCACATGATCGCCCCCATGCCGGGGGTCACGGCCACCAAGCCTGGCTCGGCCCAGGTAGCCGTGCCGGGCATCTCGGTGGACGTGGTGGATGAAATGGGCGAACCGGTTCCGAACGGTTCCGGCGGCTTCCTGGTGGTCAAGGAGCCGTGGCCGTCCATGCTGCGCGGCATCTGGGGAGATCCGGAGCGGTTCAAGGAAACCTACTGGTCCCGGTTCGACAACATGTATTTCGCCGGAGACGGCGCCAAGAAGGATGAGGACGGCGACATTTGGCTGCTGGGCCGCGTGGATGACGTGATGAACGTGTCCGGGCACCGGCTCTCCACCACCGAGATTGAATCGGCACTGGTGAGCCACCCGTCGGTGGCCGAGGCCGCCGTCGTCGGCGCGGCGGATGACACCACCGGCGAGGCCGTGGTGGCGTTCGTGATCCTGCGCGGCAGCGCCAAGGACGATGACGATATTGTCACCACCCTCCGCAACCATGTGGGCAAGGAGATTGGCCCCATTGCCAAGCCGCGGCACATCCTGGTGGTTCCCGAACTGCCCAAGACCCGCAGCGGAAAGATCATGCGGCGTCTCCTGAAGGATGTGGCGGAAGGTCGCGAAGCCGGGGACTCAAGCACCCTGGCCGACAACACGGTGATGCAGCAGATCGCCGAATCACTGCGGAAGTAA
- a CDS encoding organic hydroperoxide resistance protein: protein MSALYTAAATATGDGRNGEARTSDGKLEVNLSTPTEMGGSGEGTNPEQLFATGYAACFLSALKMVARMEKAAIADAAVTADVSIYKQDEGGFKLGVALHVEMSGVDEATADKLVQAAHQVCPYSNATRGNIEVELDVTVG, encoded by the coding sequence ATGAGCGCTTTGTACACCGCAGCTGCCACCGCCACCGGAGACGGACGCAACGGCGAAGCCCGCACCAGCGACGGCAAGCTTGAGGTGAACCTCTCCACTCCTACCGAAATGGGCGGTTCCGGTGAGGGCACCAACCCCGAGCAGCTTTTTGCCACCGGTTACGCAGCCTGCTTCCTCTCGGCCCTGAAGATGGTTGCCCGGATGGAGAAGGCAGCCATCGCAGATGCCGCAGTGACAGCGGACGTCAGCATCTACAAGCAGGACGAAGGCGGCTTCAAGCTCGGCGTGGCCCTGCACGTGGAGATGTCCGGTGTGGACGAGGCGACGGCGGACAAGCTGGTCCAGGCCGCGCACCAGGTCTGCCCTTACTCCAATGCCACCCGCGGCAACATTGAGGTGGAGCTGGACGTCACTGTCGGCTAA
- a CDS encoding TetR/AcrR family transcriptional regulator yields MAAKPSDVRERILRRASSLFYTEGVRAVSADKIIAAAGTTKVTFYRHFRSKDDLVVAYLQDQSEGMRRQAEQLDPDPCTGLRQLAEAMGTEACTPDFRGCPFINAAAEYPDPEHPVRAVVSAHRQWLHGLVAGWLAQLGIRDPEQLADQLLMLRDGAMVHGYVQDAAAVGPALTAAGRALILARLPEDSPARARISGE; encoded by the coding sequence ATGGCAGCCAAACCGTCGGATGTGCGCGAACGAATCCTTCGCCGGGCCTCAAGCCTCTTCTACACCGAGGGCGTACGCGCCGTCAGCGCGGACAAGATCATTGCCGCAGCCGGCACCACGAAGGTCACCTTTTACCGTCACTTCCGCTCCAAGGACGATCTGGTGGTTGCCTACCTGCAGGACCAGTCCGAGGGCATGCGCCGGCAGGCCGAGCAGCTGGATCCGGATCCATGCACCGGCCTGCGCCAGCTCGCAGAAGCCATGGGCACCGAAGCCTGCACTCCGGACTTCCGCGGCTGTCCCTTCATAAATGCGGCCGCCGAATATCCGGATCCGGAGCATCCGGTCCGTGCTGTGGTCTCCGCGCACCGCCAATGGCTGCACGGCCTGGTTGCCGGCTGGCTCGCCCAACTGGGGATCCGGGACCCGGAGCAGCTGGCGGACCAGCTGCTGATGCTGCGCGACGGCGCCATGGTGCACGGGTACGTGCAGGACGCAGCGGCCGTGGGCCCGGCACTGACCGCTGCCGGCCGCGCGTTGATCCTCGCCCGGCTACCGGAGGATTCCCCCGCCCGCGCCAGGATTTCCGGGGAGTAG
- a CDS encoding MFS transporter, translating to MSTSLTPATPDAPSSAKMARKVAGASFLGTALESYDFYVFGTAAALILNRIFFPDVDPLTGTLLSFLTLGMGFVARPLGAILFGHIGDRVGRKTSLIGTIVLMGVATGAVGLLPDYNTIGVWAPLLLVLLRLLQGLAVGGEWGGSILIATEHAAPRKRALYAAIPQIGSPVGTIMVTGIFLLLAQVSDEAMEAGVWRIPFLLAFPFMGIALYMRLAIDETPVFKGVAKAHQVIRVPVLEVLRTQWLALLVAASAALLGIGSYFLMTTYTQSYGITELGLSQSTVLNAALVGSVLQLATIPAFGFLANRIGSARMVLAGAVATLLISFPLYFIISKANEPVYILTILIGGIAPTAAWAALGGLMADLFPARTGFTAMSLAYSFAGILSGFTPSITAWFGIQTDGAWWHPGVVLAAMSLITIAGALLSRRMTPRNTADLPSSEVSAPA from the coding sequence GTGTCTACTTCACTCACACCGGCCACACCGGACGCCCCCTCATCAGCCAAGATGGCCCGCAAGGTTGCCGGCGCATCTTTCCTAGGCACCGCACTGGAGTCCTATGACTTCTATGTCTTCGGCACCGCCGCAGCGCTGATCCTCAACCGGATTTTCTTCCCGGACGTGGATCCCCTGACCGGCACCCTGCTCTCCTTCCTGACGCTGGGCATGGGTTTCGTGGCCCGTCCGCTCGGAGCCATTCTGTTCGGACACATCGGTGACCGGGTGGGTCGGAAAACCTCCCTGATCGGCACCATTGTCCTGATGGGTGTTGCCACCGGTGCCGTGGGCCTGCTCCCGGACTACAACACCATCGGCGTCTGGGCTCCGCTGCTGCTCGTCCTGCTCCGCCTCCTGCAGGGCCTGGCCGTGGGTGGTGAATGGGGCGGTTCCATCCTGATCGCCACCGAGCACGCAGCACCCCGGAAGCGTGCCCTGTACGCAGCCATCCCGCAGATCGGCTCACCGGTAGGCACCATCATGGTCACCGGCATTTTCCTGCTGCTGGCCCAGGTCTCCGATGAAGCCATGGAAGCGGGGGTCTGGCGGATTCCGTTCCTGCTCGCCTTCCCCTTTATGGGCATTGCCCTGTACATGCGGTTGGCCATTGATGAGACCCCCGTCTTCAAGGGCGTAGCCAAGGCACACCAGGTCATCCGCGTTCCTGTCCTGGAAGTGCTGCGCACGCAGTGGCTGGCGCTGCTGGTGGCCGCCTCAGCCGCCCTGCTGGGCATCGGCTCCTACTTCCTGATGACCACCTACACCCAGTCCTACGGGATCACTGAGCTGGGGCTGTCCCAATCCACGGTCCTGAACGCTGCGCTGGTGGGTTCGGTGCTGCAACTGGCAACCATCCCCGCCTTCGGCTTCCTGGCCAACCGGATCGGCTCAGCCCGCATGGTCCTGGCCGGCGCGGTGGCCACCCTGCTGATTTCCTTCCCGCTGTACTTCATCATCAGCAAGGCAAACGAGCCGGTGTACATCCTCACCATCCTGATCGGCGGTATTGCCCCGACAGCAGCCTGGGCCGCCCTGGGCGGGCTGATGGCCGACCTGTTCCCCGCCCGCACCGGGTTCACGGCCATGTCCCTGGCCTACAGTTTCGCCGGCATCCTGTCCGGGTTCACCCCGTCCATCACCGCGTGGTTCGGCATCCAAACCGACGGCGCCTGGTGGCATCCCGGCGTCGTCCTGGCCGCGATGTCCCTGATTACCATCGCCGGCGCGCTCCTTTCGCGGCGGATGACACCGCGTAACACAGCCGACCTGCCGTCTTCAGAGGTATCTGCTCCGGCATAG
- the aroQ gene encoding type II 3-dehydroquinate dehydratase translates to MTTAQTRNLLIVNGPNLNLLGTREPAIYGSDTLEDVEAAALAAASAHGWTVDCVQSNHEGDLIDAIHSARGTADGIVINPAGYSHTSVAIADALSGVELPVVEVHLSNIHRREEFRHHSFVSAVAEAVICGAGISGYRMAVEYLVQISEPSGG, encoded by the coding sequence ATGACTACAGCGCAGACCCGCAACCTCCTGATCGTCAACGGACCCAACCTGAACCTGCTGGGCACCCGTGAGCCGGCCATCTACGGCAGTGACACGCTGGAGGACGTCGAGGCGGCGGCACTGGCCGCCGCCTCAGCCCACGGCTGGACAGTGGACTGCGTGCAGTCCAACCACGAAGGCGACCTGATCGACGCGATCCACAGCGCCCGAGGCACTGCTGACGGCATTGTCATCAACCCGGCCGGGTACAGCCACACATCCGTAGCCATCGCCGATGCCCTGTCCGGTGTGGAGCTGCCCGTAGTGGAAGTGCACCTGAGCAACATCCACCGGCGCGAGGAGTTCCGGCACCACTCGTTCGTCTCGGCGGTGGCCGAGGCAGTGATCTGCGGTGCAGGGATCAGCGGCTACCGGATGGCGGTGGAGTACCTGGTGCAGATCTCGGAGCCGTCCGGTGGCTGA
- a CDS encoding MarP family serine protease — translation MLGLTLLDIILLLVLLFYLLAGLRNGLVVTLGGIVGFVAGAVAAFFAIPLVAGWVPDNGWRLTVVIATAVVLVLVGHAAGAALGGMIRRWLNFPPLRFLDRLLGGAVNLVVAALVMAMLAFSVTTLGVPFLSQQIAASRVLGTIDDATPEQVKAWSAQIRSFTVSEGLPTILDSAAPQSVVPPSAEVDSPALRTASASVLKITGTAYQCGQNQTGSGFVVADDRVVTNAHVVAGVNEPVVEVPDGSVLPGRVVYFDSARDLAVLAVDNLDAAALPVGEELAAGATAAFAGYPAGGPFRLQAASVEGLSDVAVRDIYGTAPEVLEVYTLAANVQQGNSGGPLLDIDGRIAGVIFAKTTGDQPIGYALSLAEAGPVIEAAPGYSEPVSAGQCTSK, via the coding sequence GTGCTCGGATTGACACTTCTGGACATCATTCTGCTCCTTGTCCTGCTCTTTTACCTGCTGGCCGGTCTGCGTAACGGACTGGTAGTGACCCTCGGCGGAATCGTGGGATTTGTTGCGGGCGCAGTGGCGGCGTTTTTCGCCATCCCCCTTGTCGCGGGCTGGGTGCCCGACAACGGCTGGCGGCTGACCGTGGTGATTGCCACGGCGGTGGTCCTGGTGCTGGTGGGGCATGCCGCAGGCGCGGCGCTGGGCGGCATGATCCGGCGCTGGCTGAATTTCCCGCCGCTGCGCTTCCTGGACCGCCTGCTTGGCGGTGCGGTGAACCTGGTGGTCGCGGCCCTGGTGATGGCAATGCTGGCGTTCAGCGTGACCACGCTGGGTGTGCCCTTCCTTTCGCAGCAGATCGCCGCGTCCAGGGTGCTGGGCACCATTGACGACGCCACACCGGAACAGGTGAAGGCCTGGAGTGCACAGATCCGCTCCTTCACGGTCTCCGAGGGGCTGCCGACCATCCTGGACAGTGCGGCTCCCCAATCGGTGGTCCCGCCCAGCGCAGAAGTGGATTCCCCGGCTTTGCGGACGGCGTCCGCCTCGGTACTGAAGATCACCGGCACGGCGTACCAGTGCGGGCAGAACCAGACGGGGTCCGGTTTCGTGGTGGCCGATGACAGGGTGGTTACCAACGCCCACGTGGTTGCCGGCGTGAATGAACCCGTGGTGGAAGTGCCGGACGGAAGCGTGCTTCCCGGCCGGGTAGTGTATTTCGATTCGGCCCGGGATCTGGCGGTTCTTGCCGTGGACAACCTGGATGCCGCGGCGCTGCCGGTAGGCGAGGAGCTGGCCGCGGGCGCCACGGCGGCCTTTGCCGGGTATCCGGCCGGCGGCCCCTTCCGGCTGCAGGCCGCCAGTGTTGAGGGACTCTCCGACGTCGCCGTGCGCGACATCTATGGAACCGCGCCCGAGGTGCTGGAGGTCTATACCCTGGCCGCGAACGTGCAGCAGGGCAACTCCGGCGGGCCGCTGCTGGACATCGACGGGCGCATAGCCGGAGTGATCTTTGCCAAGACCACGGGGGACCAGCCCATCGGCTACGCCCTCTCACTGGCTGAAGCGGGCCCCGTTATCGAGGCTGCTCCCGGTTACAGCGAGCCTGTCTCCGCGGGCCAGTGCACCAGCAAATAG
- a CDS encoding Crp/Fnr family transcriptional regulator has product MDIEVLRRAPLFASLGDDVFAALTEELTEVDLSRGASVFREGDQGDQLYFIVSGKIKLGRSAPDGRENLLAILGPGELFGEMALFDPSPRNATATAVSETRLAGLRHENLRALIETRPEVSVQLLQALARRLRRTNESLADLVFSDVPGRVAKALLDLADRFGRPATDGILVAHELTQEELAQLVGASRETVNKALAEFVQRGWLRLEARAVVILDVQRLRQRSR; this is encoded by the coding sequence ATGGATATCGAGGTACTGCGCCGCGCGCCGTTGTTCGCCTCTCTGGGAGACGACGTCTTCGCCGCTCTGACCGAAGAGCTCACTGAGGTCGACCTCTCACGCGGGGCCTCCGTTTTCCGGGAAGGCGACCAGGGCGACCAGCTGTATTTCATCGTCTCCGGCAAGATCAAGCTGGGGCGGTCCGCCCCGGACGGCCGTGAGAACCTGCTGGCCATCCTGGGTCCGGGTGAACTGTTCGGCGAGATGGCACTCTTTGATCCCTCGCCCCGCAACGCCACGGCCACCGCGGTCTCTGAAACCCGTCTTGCCGGCCTGCGGCACGAGAACCTCCGCGCTCTGATTGAAACCCGCCCCGAGGTTTCCGTGCAGCTGCTGCAGGCACTGGCCCGCCGCCTGCGCCGCACCAACGAGTCGCTGGCGGACCTCGTCTTCTCCGACGTTCCCGGCCGCGTTGCGAAGGCTCTGCTGGATCTGGCGGACCGCTTCGGCCGTCCCGCCACCGATGGCATCCTTGTGGCACACGAGCTCACCCAGGAAGAGCTGGCCCAGCTGGTCGGCGCTTCGCGTGAAACGGTCAACAAGGCCCTTGCCGAGTTTGTCCAGCGCGGCTGGCTCCGCCTGGAAGCCCGTGCCGTGGTGATCCTGGACGTGCAGCGGCTGCGGCAGCGTTCCCGCTAA